TTGAGGCCCTTCTCGCGGGCCTCAGGGCGGGGAAGCGGCTTGGGGAGATTGAGCTTCCCGGCAAGTGCGGCCACCACGTGCACGAGGTGGAGGTATGACGGGCCCCATCGTCTCTGGACTTGACCCCAGGTTCCAAAGGACCCTCTACGCCCACGTGGGGAAGGAGGGGTCTTGGACCCTGGACTACTACCTCCGGCACGGGGGGTACGAGACGGCGAAGCGCGTCCTTAAGGAGAAGACCCCGGACGAGGTCATAGAGGAGGTGAAGCGCTCAGGGCTCAGGGGCCGGGGCGGGGCGGGCTTCCCCACGGGGCTCAAGTGGAGCTTCATGCCCAAGGACGACGGGAAGCAACACTACCTCATCTGCAACGCCGACGAGTCCGAGCCCGGGAGCTTCAAGGACCGGTACATCCTGGAGGACGTCCCCCACCTCCTCATTGAGGGGATGATCCTCGCCGGGTACGCCATCCGGGCCACGGTGGGCTACATCTACGTCCGCGGGGAGTACCGCCGGGCGGCGGACCGGCTAGAACAAGCCATCAAGGAGGCCCGGGCCCGGGGCTACCTGGGGAAGAACCTCTTCGGCACGGACTTCTCCTTTGACCTCCACGTCCACCGGGGGGCCGGGGCCTACATCTGCGGCGAGGAGACGGCCCTCATGAACTCCCTGGAGGGCCTTAGGGCGAACCCCCGCTTGAAGCCCCCCTTCCCCGCCCAGGCGGGGCTTTGGGGCAAGCCCACCACCATCAACAACGTGGAGACCCTGGCCTCCGTGGTGCCCATCATGGAACGGGGGGCCGACTGGTTCGCGGGGATGGGCACGGAGCAGTCCAAGGGGATGAAGCTCTACCAGATCTCCGGGCCCGTGAAACGCCCCGGGGTGTACGAGCTCCCCATGGGCACCACGTTCCGCGAGCTCATCTACGAGTGGGCGGGCGGGCCCCTGGAGCCCATCCAGGCCCTCATCCCCGGGGGGTCCTCCACCCCGCCTCTGCCCTTCACGGACGAGGTCCTGGACACCCCCATGAGCTACGAGCACCTGCAGGCCAAGGGCTCCATGCTGGGAACAGGGGGCGTGATCCTCATCCCCGAACGGGTGAGCATGGTGGACGCCATGTGGAACCTCACCCGCTTCTACGCCCACGAGTCCTGCGGCAAGTGCACCCCCTGCCGGGAGGGGGTGGCGGGGTTCATGGTGAACCTCTTCGCCAAGATCGGCACCGGCCAGGGGGAGGAGAAGGACGTGGAGAACCTGGAAGCCCTCCTCCCCCTCATTGAAGGGCGGAGCTTCTGCCCCCTGGCGGACGCGGCGGTGTGGCCGGTGAAGGGCTCGCTAAGGCACTTCAAGGATCAGTACCTGGCCCTGGTGCGGGAGAAGCGCCCCGTGCCCAGGCCTTCCCTCTGGAGGTGAGATGGTCCGGGTCAAGGTGAACGACCGCATCGTGGAGGTGCCCCCGGGGACGAGCGTCATGGACGCCGTCTTCCACGCGGGGTACGACGTGCCCCTCTTCTGCTCGGAGCGCTACCTCTCCCCCATCGGGGCCTGCCGCATGTGCCTGGTGCGGGTGGGCCTTCCCAAAAAGGGCCCCGACGGGAAGCCCCTCCTCAACGAGAAGGGCGAGCCCGAGATCCAGTGGCAGCCCAAGCTCGCCGCAAGCTGCGTGACGGCGGTGGCGGACGGGATGGTGGTGGACACCCTCTCGGACGTGGTACGGGAGGCCCAGGCGGGGATGGTGGAGTTCACCCTCTTAAACCACCCCTTGGACTGCCCCACCTGCGACAAGGGCGGGGCCTGCGAGCTCCAGGACCGCACCGTGGAGTACGGGCTTTACGAGAAGTACTACCAGAAGGGCCCCCTGGAGCTTCCCGTCTACACCCGCTTTGAGTTCACCCGCCGCCACGTGGACAAGCACCATCCCCTCTCCCCCTTCGTCATCCTGGACCGGGAGCGGTGCATCCACTGCAAGCGGTGCGTGCGCTACTTTGAGGAGGTCCCCGGGGACGAGGTCCTGGACTTCATTGAGCGGGGGGTGCACACCTTCATCGGCACCATGGACTTCGGTCTCCCCTCGGGCTTCTCCGGGAACATCACGGACATCTGCCCCGTGGGGGCCCTTCTGGACCTCACCGCCCGCTTCCGCGCCCGGAACTGGGAGATGGAGGAGACCCCCACCACCTGCGCCCTCTGCCCCGTGGGGTGCGGGATCACCGCGGACACCCGTAGCGGCGAGCTCCTAAGGGTGCGGGCCCGGGAGGTGCCCGAGGTCAACGAGATCTGGATCTGCGACGCGGGCCGCTTCGGCCACGAGTGGGCGGACCAAAACCGCCTCAAGACCCCCCTGGTGCGGAAGGAGGGGAGGCTCGTGGAGGCCACCTGGGAGGAGGCCTTCCTCGCCCTCAAGGAGGGCCTGAAGGGGGCGAGGGGCGAGGAGGTGGGGCTTTACCTGGCCCACGACGCCACCCTAGAGGAAGGCCTCCTGGCCTCCGAGCTCGCCAAGGCCCTGAAGACCCCCCACCTGGACTTCCAGGGCCGCACCGCCGCCCCGGCGAGCCTCTTCCCGGCGGCCACCCTGGAGGACCTCCTCCAGGCGGACTTCGCCCTGGTTCTGGGGGACCCCACGGAGGAAGCCCCCATCCTCCACCTCCGCCTCTCCGAGTTCGTGCGCGACCTCAAGCCCCCCCACCGCTACAACCACGGCACCCCCTTCGCCGACCTGCAGATCAAGGAAAGGATGCCCCGCCGCACGGACAAGATGGCCCTCTTCGCCCCGTACCGCGCCCCCCTCATGCGGTGGGCCGCCATCCACGGGGTCCACAGGCCCGGGGAGGAGCGGGAGATCCTCCTCGCCCTCCTCGGGGAGAAGGAGGGGAGCGAAACGGTGGCGAAGGCGAAGGAGGCCTGGGAGAAGGCGAAGAACCCGGTGCTCATCCTCGGGGCCGGTGTCCTCCAGGACGCCGTGGCCGCGGAAAGGGCCCGCCTTCTCGCCGAGCGCAAGGGGGCCAAGGTCCTCGCCATGACCCCGGCGGCGAACGCCCGGGGCCTCGAGGCCATGGGGGTCCTCCCCGGGGCGAAGGGGGCCTCCTGGGACGAACCCGGGGCCCTCTACGCCTACTACGGCTTCGTGCCCCCGGAGGAGGCCCTTAAGGGCAAGCGCTTCGTGGTGATGCACCTAAGCCACCTCCACCCCCTGGCGGAGCGCCACGCCCACGTGGTCCTCCCCGCCCCCACCTTCTACGAGAAGCGGGGGCACCTCGTGAACCTGGAGGGCCGGGTCCTCCCCCTAAGCCCCGCCCCCATAGAGAACGGGGAGGCGGAGGGCGCCCTCCAGGTCCTCGCCCTCCTGGCCGAGGCCCTGGGGGTGAGGCCCCCCTTCCGGCTCCACCTCGAGGCGCAGAAGGCGCTGAAGGCCCGGAAGGTCCCGGAGGCCATGGGCCGCCTCTCTTTCCGCCTCAAGGAACTCCGGCCCAAGGAGCGGGAGGGCGCCTTCTACCTCCGGCCCACCATGTGGAAGGCCCACCAGGCGGTGGGCAAGGCCCAAGAGGCGGCCCGGGCGGAACTCTGGGCCCACCCGGAGACGGCGCGGGCCGAGGCCCTGCCCGAGGGGGCCCAGGTGGCCGTGGAGACCCCCTTCGGCCGGGTGGAGGCCCGGGTGGTCCACCGGGAGGACGTGCCCAAAGGCCACCTCTACCTCTCGGCCCTGGGGCCCGCGGCGGGCCTCCGGGTGGAGGGGCGCGTCCTGGTGCCCGCGGGAGGTGAAGCGTGACCTGGTCCTACCCCGTAGACCCCTATTGGATGGTGGCCCTGAAGGCCCTCTTGGTGGTGGTGGGCCTCCTCACCGCCTTCGCCTTCATGACCCTCGTTGAGCGGCGGCTCCTCGCCCGCTTCCAGGTGCGCATGGGGCCGAACCGGGTGGGGCCCTTTGGCCTCCTCCAGCCCCTCGCCGACGCCATCAAGAGCATCTTCAAGGAAGACATCGTGGTGGCCCAGGCGGACCGGTTCCTCTTCGTCCTCGCCCCCCTCATCTCCGTGGTCTTCGCCCTCCTCGCCTTCGGGCTCATCCCCTTTGGCCCGCCGGGAAGCTTCTTCGGCTACCAGCCCTGGGTGATCAACCTGGACCTGGGGATCCTCTACCTCTTCGCCGTGAGCGAGCTCGCCGTCTACGGGATCTTCCTCTCCGGGTGGGCCTCGGGGAGCAAGTACAGCCTCTTGGGCTCCCTTCGCTCCTCGGCGAGCCTCATCTCCTACGAGCTCGGCCTGGGCCTCGCCCTCCTCGCCCCCGTGCTCCTCGTGGGCAGCCTCAACCTGAACGACATCGTGAACTGGCAGAAGGAGCACGGCTGGCTCTTCCTCTACGCCTTCCCCGCCTTCTTGGTCTACCTCATCGCCAGCATGGCCGAGGCCGCCCGCACCCCCTTTGACCTCCCCGAAGCGGAGCAGGAACTCGTGGGCGGGTACCACACGGAGTACAGCTCCATCAAGTGGGCCCTCTTCCAGATGGCGGAGTACATCCACTTCATCACCGCCAGCGCCCTCATCCCCACCCTCTTCCTGGGCGGCTGGACCATGCCCGTCCTCGAGGTCCCCTACCTCTGGATGTTCCTCAAGATCGCCTTCTTCCTCTTCCTCTTCATCTGGATCCGGGCCACCTGGTTCCGCCTGCGCTACGACCAGCTCCTCCGCTTCGGCTGGGGCTTCCTCTTCCCGGTGGCCCTCCTCTGGTTCCTCATCACCGCCCTCGTGGTGGCCCTGGACCTCCCCAGGACCTACCTCCTCTACCTCTCCGCCCTGAGCTTCCTCGCCCTTCTCTGGGCGGTCCTCTACACCCCTAAGCCCGCCCGCAAAGGAGGTGGCGCATGACCCTGAAGGCCCTCGCCCAAAGCCTCGGCATCACCCTGAAGTACCTCTTCTCCAAGCCGGTGACCGTCCCCTACCCCGACGCCCCCGTGGCCCTGAAGCCCCGCTTCCACGGGCGGCACGTCCTCACCCGCCACCCGAACGGCCTGGAGAAGTGCATCGGCTGCTCCCTCTGCGCCGCCGCCTGCCCCGCCTACGCCATCTACGTGGAGCCGGCGGAGAACGACCCGGAAAACCCGGTCTCCGCGGGGGAGCGCTACGCCAAGGTCTACGAGATCAACATGCTCCGGTGCATCTTCTGCGGCCTCTGCGAGGAGGCCTGCCCCACGGGGGCCATCGTCCTGGGGTACGACTTTGAGATGGCGGACTACGAGTACTCCGACCTCGTCTACGGCAAGGAGGACATGCTGGTGGACGTGGTGGGCACCAAGCCCCAGCGCCGCGAGGCCAAGATGACGGGCAAGCCGGTGAAGGTGGGCTACGTGGTGCCCTACGTGCGGCCCGAGCTGGAGGGGTTCAAGGCCCCCACGGAAGGGGGGAAGCGATGAGCCCCTTTGAAGGCCTGGCCCTCTTCCTCCTCCTCCTGAGCGGGGTCCTGGTGGTGACCCTAAGAAACGCCATCCACGCCGCCTTGGCCCTGATCCTAAACTTTCTTGTGCTGGCCGGGGTCTACGTGGCCCTGGACGCCCGCTTTTTAGGCTTTATCCAGATCATCGTCTACGCCGGGGCCATCGTGGTCCTCTTCCTCTTCGTCATCATGCTCCTCTTCGCCGCCCAGGGGGAGGTGGGCTTTGACCCCCTGGTGCGTTCCAAGCCCCTCGCCGCCCTCTTGGCCTTAGGGGTGGCGGGGGCCCTCCTCTCGGGGCTTTGGGGGCTGGACCTCGCCTTCACCCAGGACCTCAAAGGCGGCCTTCCCCAGGCCCTGGGACCCCTGCTCTACGGCGACTGGCTCTTCGTCCTCCTTGCGGCAGGCTTCCTCCTCATGGCCGCCACGGTGGTGGCCGTGGCCCTGGTGGAGCCCGCCCGTCCCCTGGACGCCCTGCCCCGGGAAGAGCGGGAGAAGGAGGTGGTGCGGTGAGCTACCTCCTCGCCTCCGCCCTCCTCTTCGCCCTCGGGGTCTACGGGGTCCTCACCCGGAGGACCGCCATCCTGGTCTTCCTCTCCATTGAGCTCATGCTGAACGCGGCCAACCTCTCCCTGGTGGGCTTCGCCCGGGCCTATGGACTTGACGGCCAGGTGGCCGCCCTCATGGTCATCGCCATCGCCGCCGCCGAGGTGGCCGTGGGCCTCGGCCTCATCGTGGCCATCTTCCGCCACCGGGAAAGCACCGCGGTGGACGACCTCTCGGAGCTTCGGGGGTAAGCATGGCGCTTCTCGGGACGATTCTCCTGCCCCTCTTCGGCTTCGCCCTCCTCGGCCTCTTCGGCAAGCGGATGCGAGAGCCCCTCCCCGGGGTCCTGGCCTCGGGGCTCGTCCTCGCCTCCTTCCTCCTGGGGGCGGGGCTTCTCCTCTCGGGCGGGGCCCGGTTCCAGGCGGAGTGGCTTCCCGGCATCCCCTTCAGCCTCCTTCTGGACTCTCTCTCCGGCTTCATGCTCCTCATCGTCACCGGCGTGGGCTTCCTCATCCACGTCTACGCCATCGGCTACATGGCGGGGGACCCGGGCTACAGCCGCTTCTTCGCCTACTTCAACCTCTTCATCGCCATGATGCTCACCCTGGTCCTCGCCGACAGCTACCCGGTGATGTTCATCGGCTGGGAAGGGGTGGGCCTGGCGAGTTTCCTCCTCATCGGCTTCTGGTACAAAAACCCCCAGTACGCCGACAGCGCCCGCAAGGCCTTCATCGTGAACCGCATCGGCGACCTGGGCTTCATGCTGGGGATGGCCATCCTCTGGGCCCTCTTCGGGACCCTCTCCATCAGCGAGCTTAAGGAGGCCATGGAGGGCCCCCTGAAGAACCCCGACCTCCTCGCCCTGGCGGGCCTCCTCCTCTTCCTCGGGGCCGTGGGCAAAAGCGCCCAGATCCCCCTCATGGTCTGGCTTCCCGACGCCATGGCCGGCCCCACCCCCGTCTCCGCCCTGATCCACGCGGCCACCATGGTGACGGCCGGGGTCTACCTCATCGCCCGGAGCTCCTTCCTCTATAGCGTCCTCCCCGACGTCTCCTACACCATCGCCGTGGTCGGCCTCCTCACCGCGGCTTATGGGGCGCTTGCCGCCTTCGGCCAGACGGACATCAAGAAAATCGTCGCCTACTCCACCATCAGCCAGCTCGGGTACATGTTCCTGGCGGCCGGGGTGGGGGCCTACTGGGTGGCCCTCTTCCACGTTTTCACCCACGCCTTCTTCAAGGCCCTCCTCTTCCTGGCCTCGGGCAGCGTGATCCACGCCCTGGGGGGCGAGCAGGACGTGCGCAAGATGGGAGGCCTCTGGAAGCACCTCCCCAAGACCCGCTGGCACGCCCTCATCGGGGCCTTGGCCCTGGGCGGCCTTCCCCTGCTTTCCGGATTTTGGTCCAAGGACGCCATCCTCACCGCCACCCTCACCTACCCCTTCGGGGGGGTGGGGTTCTACGTGGGGGCGCTCCTCGTGGCGGTCCTCACCGCCATGTACGCCATGCGCTGGTTCGTCCTGGTCTTTTTGGGGGAGGAAAGGGGCCACCACCACCCCCACGAGGCCCCGCCGGTGATGCTCTGGCCCAACCACCTCCTGGCCCTGGGTTCGGTCCTCGCGGGGTACCTGGCCCTGCCCCACCCCCTGCCTAACCTCCTGGAACCCTTCCTGAAGCCCGCCCTGGCGGAGGTGGAGGCCCACCACCTCTCCTTAGGGGTGGAGTGGGCCCTCATCGCCCTCTCGGGGGCGGTGGCCCTTCTGGGGCTTTGGGGGGGCTACGTCTTCTTCCAACGCAAGGCCCTCCCCGCCTGGTACCTGGCCTTTGAGGCGGCGAGCCGGGAGGCCTTCTACGTGGACCGGGCCTACAACGCCCTCATCGTGAACCCCTTGAAGGCCCTGGCGGAGGCCCTCTTCTACGGGGACCGGGGCCTCCTGGGGGGTTACTTCGGCCTAGGCGGGGGGGTAAGGAACCTGGGCCAGGCCCTGGCCCGCCTGCAGACCGGCTACCTTAGGCTTTACGCCCTGCTTTTCGTGCTGGGCGCGCTTCTGCTTCTGGGGGTGATGCGGTGGTAGTCCTGGCGGTCCTTCTACCGGTGGTCTTCGGGGCCCTGCTCCTTTTGGGCCTGCCCCGGGCCCTCGGGGTTTTGGGGGCGGGGCTTTCCTTCCTCCTCAACCTCTACCTCTTCCTCACCCACCCGGGGGGGGTGGCCCACGCCTTCCAAGCCCCCCTCCTCCCCGGGGCGGGGGTGTACTGGGCCTTCGCTCTGGACGGGCTTTCCGCCCTCTTCTTCCTCACCGTCGCCCTCACCGTCTTCCTGGGGGCTTTGGTGGCGAGGGTGGAGGGGCGCTTTTTGGGCCTCGCCCTCCTCATGGAGGGGCTTCTCCTCGGCCTCTTCGCCGCCCGGGACCTCCTCGTCTTCTACGTCCTCTTTGAGGCCGCCCTCATCCCCGCCCTCCTCATGCTCTACCTCTACGGGGGGGAGGGGCGGACGCGGGCCCTCTACACCTTCGTCCTCTTCACCCTGGCGGGCTCCTTGCCCATGCTCGCCGCCGTCCTCGCGGCGAAGGCCCTGGGAGGAAGCCCCACCTTCCTCCTGGAGGACCTCCTCGCCCACCCCCTCCAGGAAGAGGCCGCCTTCTGGGTCTTCCTGGGCTTCGCCCTGGCCTTCGCCATTAAAACGCCCCTCTTCCCCCTCCACGCCTGGCTTCCCCCCTTCCACCAGGAAAACCACCCCTCGGGCCTCGCCGACGCCCTGGGCACCCTCTACAAGGTGGGGGTCTTCGCCTTCTTCCGCTTCGCCATCCCCCTGGCCCCCGAGGGCTTCGCCCAGGTCCAGGGCCTCCTCCTCTTCCTCGCCGCCCTTTCCGCCCTCTACGGTGCCTGGGTGGCCTTCGCCGCCAAGGACTTCAAGACCCTCCTGGCCTACGCCGGGCTTTCCCACATGGGGGTGGCGGCCCTGGGGGTCTTCTCGGGCACGCCGGAAGGGGCCATGGGGGGGCTATACCTCCTGGCGGCCAGCGGGGTCTACACCGGGGGGCTCTTCCTCCTCGCGGGGAGGCTTTACGAGCGGACGGGCACCCTGGAGATCGGACGCTACCGGGGCCTGGCGCAGAGCGCTCCGGGCATGGCCGCCCTGGCCCTCATCCTCTTCCTCGCCATGGTGGGCCTCCCCGGGCTTTCCGGCTTCCCCGGGGAGTTTCTGACCCTCCTCGGGGCCTACAAGGCGAGCCCCTGGCTCGCCGCCTTGGCCTTCCTCTCCGTGATCGCCTCCGCGGCCTACGCCCTCACCGCCTTCCAGAAGACCTTCTGGGAGGAGGGGGGGTCTGGGGTGAAGGACCTCGCGGGGGCGGAGTGGGGCTTCGCCCTGCTTAGCGTCCTCGCCCTCCTCCTCATGGGGGTCTTCCCCGGCTACTTCGCCCGGGGGCTCCACCCCCTGGCGGAGGCCTTCGCCAAGCTTCTTGGAGGTGGCGCATGACCCTGGCGATCCTCGCGGTCTTCTCCGTGGCCTTGACCCTTCTCGGTTTCGTCCTCCCGCCCCAGGGCGTGAAGCGGGCCACGCTCCTGGGCCTGGCCTTGGCCCTCGTAAGCCTCCTCCTCACCTGGGGGAGGCCCTTCGCCTTCGGGCCCTACGCGGTGGACGGCGTCTCCCAGGTCTTCACCCTCCTCGCCCTCCTAGGGGCCTTGTGGACCGTGGGCCTCGTGCGCTCGGGGCGGTTTGAGTTCTACCTCCTCGTCCTCTACGCCGCCTTGGGCATGCACCTCCTCGCCTCCACCCGGCACCTCCTCCTGATGCTCGTGGCCCTCGAGGCCCTCTCCCTCCCCCTCTACGCCCTCGCCACCTGGCGCCGGGGGCAGGGCCTCGAGGCCGCCCTCAAGTACTTCCTCCTGGGAGCCTTGGCCGCCGCCTTCTTCCTCTACGGGGCGGCCCTCCACTACGGGGCCACGGGGAGCCTCGTCCTCGGCGCCCCCGGGGAAGGCCCCCTCTACGCCCTGGCCCTGGGCCTCCTCCTCGTGGGCCTGGGCTTCAAGGCGGCCCTCGCCCCCTTCCACTTCTGGACCCCCGACGTCTACCAGGGAAGCCCCACCCCCGTGGTCCTCTTCATGGCCACGGGGGTGAAGGCCGCGGCCTTCGCCGCCCTCCTCCGGGTGGCCGCACCCCCCGAGGCCCTCGCCCTTCTCGTGGCCCTCTCTGTGGTGGTGGGGAACCTGGCGGCCCTGGCGCAGAAGGAGGCCAAGCGGCTTCTCGCCTACTCCTCCATCGCCCACGCCGGGTACATGGCCCTCGCCCTCTACACCGGGAACGCCCAGGCCCTGGGCTTCTACCTCCTCACCTACGTCCTGGCCACGGGCCTCGCCTTCGCCGTCTTAAGCCAGGTCTCCCCGGACCGGGTGCCCCTGGAGGCCCTCCGGGGCCTCTACCGGAAAGACCCCCTCCTGGGCCTCGCCTTCCTGGTGGCCATGCTCTCCCTGCTGGGCCTGCCGCCCCTTGCGGGCTTCTGGGGCAAGTACCTGGCCTTCGCCGAGGCGGCCCGGGCCGGGGCCTGGGGGGTCTTGGTCCTGGCCCTCGTCACCAGCGCCGTGAGCGCCTACTACTACCTCGGGCTTGGGCTTGCCGTCTTCGCGCGGCCCGAGGAGACCCCCTTCCGCCCAGGCCCTCCCTGGGCCCGGGCCGCGGTCGTGGCCGCCGGGGTCCTCCTCCTCGCCTTGGGGCTCCTCCCCGGCCTCGCCCTCCCCGCCTTGGCCGCGGGGGGTTAAGATAACCCCCTGATGCTGCGGCGCGCTCTGGAAGAGGCCATCGCCCAGACCCTAAAGGAGATGGGGGTTCCGGTCCGCCTCAAGGTGGCCCGGGCTCCCAAGGACAAACCGGGGGACTACGGCGTCCCCCTTTTCGCCTTGGCCAAGGAACTTAAGAAGCCCCCCCAGGCCATCGCCCAGGAGCTCAAGGACCGGCTTCCCCTGCCCGAGTTCGTGGAGGAGGCCATCCCCGTGGGGGGGTACCTGAACTTCCGCCTCTCCACGGAGGCCCTCCTGAAGGAGGCCTTGAAGGAGAGGAAGCCCTTTCCCAAGCGGGAGGGCCTGGTGCTCATTGACCACACCTCGGTGAACCCCAACAAG
This region of Thermus thermophilus genomic DNA includes:
- the nuoF gene encoding NADH-quinone oxidoreductase subunit NuoF — protein: MTGPIVSGLDPRFQRTLYAHVGKEGSWTLDYYLRHGGYETAKRVLKEKTPDEVIEEVKRSGLRGRGGAGFPTGLKWSFMPKDDGKQHYLICNADESEPGSFKDRYILEDVPHLLIEGMILAGYAIRATVGYIYVRGEYRRAADRLEQAIKEARARGYLGKNLFGTDFSFDLHVHRGAGAYICGEETALMNSLEGLRANPRLKPPFPAQAGLWGKPTTINNVETLASVVPIMERGADWFAGMGTEQSKGMKLYQISGPVKRPGVYELPMGTTFRELIYEWAGGPLEPIQALIPGGSSTPPLPFTDEVLDTPMSYEHLQAKGSMLGTGGVILIPERVSMVDAMWNLTRFYAHESCGKCTPCREGVAGFMVNLFAKIGTGQGEEKDVENLEALLPLIEGRSFCPLADAAVWPVKGSLRHFKDQYLALVREKRPVPRPSLWR
- the nuoH gene encoding NADH-quinone oxidoreductase subunit NuoH, coding for MTWSYPVDPYWMVALKALLVVVGLLTAFAFMTLVERRLLARFQVRMGPNRVGPFGLLQPLADAIKSIFKEDIVVAQADRFLFVLAPLISVVFALLAFGLIPFGPPGSFFGYQPWVINLDLGILYLFAVSELAVYGIFLSGWASGSKYSLLGSLRSSASLISYELGLGLALLAPVLLVGSLNLNDIVNWQKEHGWLFLYAFPAFLVYLIASMAEAARTPFDLPEAEQELVGGYHTEYSSIKWALFQMAEYIHFITASALIPTLFLGGWTMPVLEVPYLWMFLKIAFFLFLFIWIRATWFRLRYDQLLRFGWGFLFPVALLWFLITALVVALDLPRTYLLYLSALSFLALLWAVLYTPKPARKGGGA
- a CDS encoding NADH-quinone oxidoreductase subunit J codes for the protein MSPFEGLALFLLLLSGVLVVTLRNAIHAALALILNFLVLAGVYVALDARFLGFIQIIVYAGAIVVLFLFVIMLLFAAQGEVGFDPLVRSKPLAALLALGVAGALLSGLWGLDLAFTQDLKGGLPQALGPLLYGDWLFVLLAAGFLLMAATVVAVALVEPARPLDALPREEREKEVVR
- the nuoG gene encoding NADH-quinone oxidoreductase subunit NuoG, whose protein sequence is MVRVKVNDRIVEVPPGTSVMDAVFHAGYDVPLFCSERYLSPIGACRMCLVRVGLPKKGPDGKPLLNEKGEPEIQWQPKLAASCVTAVADGMVVDTLSDVVREAQAGMVEFTLLNHPLDCPTCDKGGACELQDRTVEYGLYEKYYQKGPLELPVYTRFEFTRRHVDKHHPLSPFVILDRERCIHCKRCVRYFEEVPGDEVLDFIERGVHTFIGTMDFGLPSGFSGNITDICPVGALLDLTARFRARNWEMEETPTTCALCPVGCGITADTRSGELLRVRAREVPEVNEIWICDAGRFGHEWADQNRLKTPLVRKEGRLVEATWEEAFLALKEGLKGARGEEVGLYLAHDATLEEGLLASELAKALKTPHLDFQGRTAAPASLFPAATLEDLLQADFALVLGDPTEEAPILHLRLSEFVRDLKPPHRYNHGTPFADLQIKERMPRRTDKMALFAPYRAPLMRWAAIHGVHRPGEEREILLALLGEKEGSETVAKAKEAWEKAKNPVLILGAGVLQDAVAAERARLLAERKGAKVLAMTPAANARGLEAMGVLPGAKGASWDEPGALYAYYGFVPPEEALKGKRFVVMHLSHLHPLAERHAHVVLPAPTFYEKRGHLVNLEGRVLPLSPAPIENGEAEGALQVLALLAEALGVRPPFRLHLEAQKALKARKVPEAMGRLSFRLKELRPKEREGAFYLRPTMWKAHQAVGKAQEAARAELWAHPETARAEALPEGAQVAVETPFGRVEARVVHREDVPKGHLYLSALGPAAGLRVEGRVLVPAGGEA
- the nuoI gene encoding NADH-quinone oxidoreductase subunit NuoI; the protein is MTLKALAQSLGITLKYLFSKPVTVPYPDAPVALKPRFHGRHVLTRHPNGLEKCIGCSLCAAACPAYAIYVEPAENDPENPVSAGERYAKVYEINMLRCIFCGLCEEACPTGAIVLGYDFEMADYEYSDLVYGKEDMLVDVVGTKPQRREAKMTGKPVKVGYVVPYVRPELEGFKAPTEGGKR
- the nuoK gene encoding NADH-quinone oxidoreductase subunit NuoK translates to MSYLLASALLFALGVYGVLTRRTAILVFLSIELMLNAANLSLVGFARAYGLDGQVAALMVIAIAAAEVAVGLGLIVAIFRHRESTAVDDLSELRG
- the nuoL gene encoding NADH-quinone oxidoreductase subunit L, whose product is MALLGTILLPLFGFALLGLFGKRMREPLPGVLASGLVLASFLLGAGLLLSGGARFQAEWLPGIPFSLLLDSLSGFMLLIVTGVGFLIHVYAIGYMAGDPGYSRFFAYFNLFIAMMLTLVLADSYPVMFIGWEGVGLASFLLIGFWYKNPQYADSARKAFIVNRIGDLGFMLGMAILWALFGTLSISELKEAMEGPLKNPDLLALAGLLLFLGAVGKSAQIPLMVWLPDAMAGPTPVSALIHAATMVTAGVYLIARSSFLYSVLPDVSYTIAVVGLLTAAYGALAAFGQTDIKKIVAYSTISQLGYMFLAAGVGAYWVALFHVFTHAFFKALLFLASGSVIHALGGEQDVRKMGGLWKHLPKTRWHALIGALALGGLPLLSGFWSKDAILTATLTYPFGGVGFYVGALLVAVLTAMYAMRWFVLVFLGEERGHHHPHEAPPVMLWPNHLLALGSVLAGYLALPHPLPNLLEPFLKPALAEVEAHHLSLGVEWALIALSGAVALLGLWGGYVFFQRKALPAWYLAFEAASREAFYVDRAYNALIVNPLKALAEALFYGDRGLLGGYFGLGGGVRNLGQALARLQTGYLRLYALLFVLGALLLLGVMRW
- a CDS encoding complex I subunit 4 family protein, with the translated sequence MVVLAVLLPVVFGALLLLGLPRALGVLGAGLSFLLNLYLFLTHPGGVAHAFQAPLLPGAGVYWAFALDGLSALFFLTVALTVFLGALVARVEGRFLGLALLMEGLLLGLFAARDLLVFYVLFEAALIPALLMLYLYGGEGRTRALYTFVLFTLAGSLPMLAAVLAAKALGGSPTFLLEDLLAHPLQEEAAFWVFLGFALAFAIKTPLFPLHAWLPPFHQENHPSGLADALGTLYKVGVFAFFRFAIPLAPEGFAQVQGLLLFLAALSALYGAWVAFAAKDFKTLLAYAGLSHMGVAALGVFSGTPEGAMGGLYLLAASGVYTGGLFLLAGRLYERTGTLEIGRYRGLAQSAPGMAALALILFLAMVGLPGLSGFPGEFLTLLGAYKASPWLAALAFLSVIASAAYALTAFQKTFWEEGGSGVKDLAGAEWGFALLSVLALLLMGVFPGYFARGLHPLAEAFAKLLGGGA
- a CDS encoding NADH-quinone oxidoreductase subunit N, whose amino-acid sequence is MTLAILAVFSVALTLLGFVLPPQGVKRATLLGLALALVSLLLTWGRPFAFGPYAVDGVSQVFTLLALLGALWTVGLVRSGRFEFYLLVLYAALGMHLLASTRHLLLMLVALEALSLPLYALATWRRGQGLEAALKYFLLGALAAAFFLYGAALHYGATGSLVLGAPGEGPLYALALGLLLVGLGFKAALAPFHFWTPDVYQGSPTPVVLFMATGVKAAAFAALLRVAAPPEALALLVALSVVVGNLAALAQKEAKRLLAYSSIAHAGYMALALYTGNAQALGFYLLTYVLATGLAFAVLSQVSPDRVPLEALRGLYRKDPLLGLAFLVAMLSLLGLPPLAGFWGKYLAFAEAARAGAWGVLVLALVTSAVSAYYYLGLGLAVFARPEETPFRPGPPWARAAVVAAGVLLLALGLLPGLALPALAAGG